The genomic region ATTCTTCCAACGGCTCCAAAACTCTCTTAAAAGATAAGGATAAGAATAATCATTTTTTACACTTTAAACTTTTCCATATGATTAGTTAAAGAAGTGAAGAATCCTAGCCAAACACCAACTTTTGTTTTCTCAAACATGCCACTGCTTTGAAGGCTGGAAAAACCAATCATCCATGAGGCTGAAACATCCCAAACGACCTAAGcaaaaaatttatgtttgttcTAACAGAACATGGAACGAGCAAGTAAAAAAACCGAACAATCTCCCCCTCAACATTTTTGAAAGAACCCCATAAAAAATGATTAGCACACAATCCAAACAAGTTAAATATCAAGAGAATTAAAATATGTCTTCTCCTAAGAGGTAAAACCATGCTCGATCATACACTCCCCTATCAATATGTTTGTTCATCATATAATCAACTAAGCATGCACCAAGGTCATAAATAAATAGTACATCAAGCACTTGCTGCGAATCTTCTTCCCTTTCCAAGTGGTCCTTTTTATATCAtctcaacaaataaaatataaagttaccAACCATAAATTTAGCACAATATATTGCACATAattcttaatatgatgtatCCCAAGATCTACTCTCAAGTCATTAAATATAATACCATATTTTCACCCAAACTTACAAAGCATGGACCGATTCCATTATCACAAACTGAACACCAATTTGACTGAGTATATAGATGATGCGAATCTGTAATCTTAAATTTACGACGTTAATTTTACTCGGTTTTAGGATTCAGTATTCGACACCTTCCTTAATTGATAATGCTTGTATGAGGGAAAATGCAAGTTGCCACACTTAGAAAAcaaagaattaattaatttaattacaactcctagaatcattttaaaaaataattaaaagttagtTACGTTTGAGATTGGGCAGATAGAAATGAGAAGCATTAATCCCTTAGAAAACGGTTATCATTCTCTAATGTTTTATCCTTGACTTTCACCAAGggttttaatttggtattttcaaagtaaatatcaaaatttctaacaaTTGAGCTAAGCCAAGacttctaaaattttgtaaacttaaatagatttttttaatgaaatattcaTCATAAACTATACAGATAGTCacccaattataaaaaaaatactatttagacatgaaaaaaatttaatttaaatacccACGTTACATAGTTTGATCATTTTGATCACTCCTGTTAAAATCGACCTTTTTAGTCAATTTTTATGGGGTTTTAATGTTTTGGTAACTACtgatggtgatggtgatgatgaAACAATGAAATCAaaggattaatttttaaaataattttattatttaacagaaaatttaatttttatttggattttagcGGGAGTGATCAAAATGATCATACTATGTGACTATTTGTGTAGTTTactcaattatataaaatttattaaaaaattgagttttgatgaaaatttataaatattttgagattTAAAATGCTAGCATTTTTAGAGCCCATCCCACAACTAAAGAGCGGGGATTGAACTCCAACCACATGGTTATGGGATGAGGTGAACAACTACCACCACACAACTCATGGTTAATTTATAGTTGTCttgtttgaaaaaataattgatttaggAAAGGGGAGGGATCTACTTACATAGATGTAAAACTAAGGTGGTTTTACACCCTTCTGTAAGtttttgtataattaatattttaacaattaactgttgaatttgttaaaatatttgtatttatcatacatgtaaaattttaaattaatcggATATCTATATTATACCAATCTAAaatattgtctaaattaatatatttaatcactgatttttttattacataaaatgaatagttaatttttttaatttatgtcaaatttgaCACACATTATCTATATGCATATGTTATTGgaattttactaattaaaaataataattatattaaaataaataataatataatatattgtctcaaaatttacaaatagttttaatgaaataaaattttaaaatatatattaaaattaaatcggAAGCTTCAAGTGAAATTTGTAAAGGAAATTGAGCTACTAAAATCCCTCTTAAAAATACTAACAAAAATTTTGCCGATTGATTTATAGTTCGATTGGCATGGGTTTAAGTGTGCTGAAACGCATAATCCTCCTATTTATGTGTTAGAGAGGAattatgggtagttctaagtATTGTactaacaaaaatttaaattctctAATATATTTGTCccaataaatgaaattatttccatagctttgaaaagtttaattccagaaataaattaatttccatcaccttgaaaagtttaaaacaaataaaacgcGCCCACGAATCCCTACCTAAATTACATTTGAATAATAACCTCTAATATTTAAAGAGTTAATTTGAATTCCGGCCTACCAATCTCCAGTGACCAAgtctcaaaaaataaaagaagttcCTTCAGTTCTCCAACCACAATTAGACTCTTCTCCAGAATTTTATGACTTTACAAAAGTAAGATAAGGAACACAAGAATTACCCATATTCACACCTAGATTTATTCAAAAAGGGCTGTTTCTTCATGCCGATCACAAATTCTATTTAAAGCCCTGAGGTGCGCCACAAAAAGCACAAAaccaacaatttttattttgttccatTATCTTCAAGTGTCAAAACCAACTATTTTTAGGTAAACATTGTGAAAAAATGGAAAACCAGATGATATTTGCATGGGCAATTATATTTTGCCTTGCCGTAGCACCAGTGCATGGCCAATACTACTCCAGAACTGTTAAGGCAGGTCCTCGGGTGGAAAAGATTACTCGACTCCACTTCTTCTTCCACGACATTCGCAGTGGCGAGAACGCTACTGCAATCCCGATAGCCAGTCCCAACACCACCCAGGATACGCCCACATACGGTACCTTGTATGCAATGGATGATCCCCTCACTATGGGGTCTGAACTAACATCCACGCTCATCGGAAATTCTCAAGGGCTCTACTTAGATTTAAGTCGAGAACGTACTCAATTTACTGCAATCTTTTATGCGGATTTTGCGTTTACCACTGGCAGGTTCAACGGAAGCTCCTTCAGTTTGTTCTCACGCTTTTCCGCCGAAGCTGATCCTAGCACAATTCGTGAAATGGCAATAGTGGGAGGGAGAGGTGCGTTTAGGATGGCCACAGGGTTTGCCCTCTTGCGACCCATTTGGAGCAACACGATCGGGGATGCTATTGTCGAGTTTAATGTTACTTTGTACCATTACTAAACCCAATTGCAGAATactgaaatttaataaataagcgaaataaaatagtatattCCTAGGGCTTATATTGAATGTACTGTTTAAagatttttgtaataattatttaaatataattaaaaattaattataattttatcattattgaGTGGTTATTTTTCTCTCTCCCCTCTTGAGGGTCCATTCTCATGTTTATAAAGTACGATTTTTTGATGTGAAGTACTAGATTTAAATAGGTTCTATGCATGTCAACATATATCCTCCTCTAGGATCAACACGCATCCTTTTAACATGAGTTCGCCATCATGCTAACGAATTGTGTGATACGCGAATTATATAATCATAAACAATAACTGATTTTAATCGAATAGCAGGTCGAAATAAGACGGATGATGATTAACACTATGACAATCATCTTTAATCTTCATCACTTAATATAATTGTCGTACAACGTTTTGATGATTTGTATGTTCTATTATTAGCTTGCAATTAGTACTCAATTTGTTTTCCAAAtgtttctgaaaattttctaatgtgTTCCATTTAGCTTTTTCAATAAAGAAAACTTGCATTTTTGGAGTTGCAAGCAACTacattgttaatttatttattagtatttttctaTTGTATCGAGATTCAATAGTTGAAAGTTTGGAGATTGCtgatcaaattatgaaaaagaaaaaggactaatgCCTTGGCTGCATGAAATGGGCTATGTAATTATATGTTCATTCATGCTATTGTCATATGTATGACAATGGATCAGTTTAGCacaattcataatcatatagGAAACTTTATTTTCAGTCCAAAGATGGTCTCACATTGCGTAGAGAAGGGATAGTGGATGCTAGGATTCTAATCCGGGACTTGCTGAATGCCTCTTAAGCATGGCTATATAAACCTGGAGTTAAGTGCTGGATTCTTATCACGTAGGAAACTTTTTCCTAGTTTGAGCTCCAAGCATGCTATCTTCAAAAGAAGTAGTGCTTGAGTGTTTGGGTGGTTAGTTTCTTTTTACCATCCGCTAACCAACTTACTAACTCTTTCTGGCAAACATGCAGTATGAAATCATGCTTTTAGATTTGCATTCGAAGTGTATGTGTAGTAAATGATATAGTGAACTCTTTTGGCTCTGATAGGGAATGTGAAACAGATCCGGAAGCCAAAGCCCTGGAAACATCCTCAGCCGATAACCAAGTCTCAACTTGAGCAGATGCGGAAGAGTTTTGGGACACTGCACCTTCCTAAATTATTCTTCCAACGGCTCCAAAACTCTCTTAAAAGATAAGGATAAGAATAATCATTTTTTACACTTTAAACTTTTCCATATGATTAGTTAAAGAAGTGAAGAATCCTAGCCAAACACCAACTTTTGTTTTCTCAAACATGCCACTGCTTTGAAGGCTGGAAAAACCAATCATCCATGAGGCTGAAACATCCCAAACGACCTAAgcaaaaattttatgtttgttcTAATAGAACATGGAACGAGCAAGTAAAAAAACCGAACAATCTCCCCCTCGACATTTTTGAAAGAacctataaaaaataattagcaCACAAACCAAATAAGTTAAATATCAAGAGAATTAAAATATGTCTTCTCCTAAGACGTAAAACCATGCTCGATCACTATCAATATGTTTATTCATCATATAATCAACTAAGCATGCACCAAGGTCATAAATAAATAGTACATCAAGCACTTGCTGCGAATCTTCTTTCCTTTCCAAGTGGTCCTTTTTATATCAtctcaacaaataaaatataaagttaccAACCATAAATTTAGTACAATATATTGCACATAattcttaatatgatgtatCCCAAGATCTACTCTGAAGTCATTAAATATAATACCATATTTTCACCCAAACTTACAAAGCATGGACCGATTCCATTATCACAAACTGAACACCAATTTGACTGCCTATAAAAAGGATATTAATTTAACTGCTGTAATCTTAAATTTACGACGTTAATTTTACTCAGTTTTCGGATTCAATATTCGACACCTTCCCTAATTGATAATGcataattttccaaaacaaagaattaattaatttaattaatcattttaaaaaataattaaaagttagtTACGTTTTGAGATTGGGCAGATAGAAATGAGAAGCATTAATCCGTTAGAAAACGGTCATCATTCTCTAATGTTTTATCCTTGACTTCCACCAAGggttttaatttggtattttcaaagtaatattttaagcatatgtaaatatcaaaatttctaacaTTTGAGCTAAGCCAAGacttctaaaattttgtaaacttaaatagattttttaatgaaatattcaTCGTAAACTGTACAGATAGTCaccctattttatatatatatatatataaaatactatttagacattaaaaaaattaatttaagcaCTCACAttacataatttgatcattttgatCACTCCTGTAAAAACCGACCTTTTTAGTAAACTTTTATGGGGTTTTAATGTTTTGGTAACGAACGatggtgatggtgatgatgaAACAATGAAATCAAaggtgtaatttttaaaataatattatcatttaacagaaaaattaatttttatttggattttaatgAGAGTGATCAAAATGATCATACTATGTGACTAtttgtgtagtttacccaattatataaaaacttattaaaaaaattgagttttgatgaaaaattttaaatattttgagattTAAAATGCTAGCATTTTTAGAGCCCATCCCACAACTAATGAGTGGGGATTGAACTCCAACCACATGGTTATGGGATGAGGTGAACAACTACCACCACACAACTCATGGTTAATTTATAATTGTCttgtttgaaaaaataattgatttaggAAAGGGGAGGGATTTACTTACATAGATGTAAAACTAAGGTGGTTTTACACCCTTCTGTAAGtttttgtataattaatattttaacaatcaacCATTGAATTCATTAAGATATTTGTATTTATcatacatgtaaaattttaaattaatcggATATCTATATTATACCAATCTAAaatattgtctaaattaatatatttaaccgctgatttttttattacataaaatgaatagttaaaatttttaatttatgtcaaatttgaCACACAATATCTATATGCATAAGTTATtggaattttaataattaaaaataataattatattaaaataaataataatataatatattgtctcaaaatttacaaatagttctaataaaataaaattttaaaatatatattaaaattaaatcggAAGCTTCAGGTGAAATTTGTAAAAGGAAATTGAGCTACTAAAATCCCCTCTTAAAAATACTAACAAAAAGTTTGCCGATTGATTTATAGTTCGATTGGCATGGGTTTGAGtgtgctgaagcgcattatcctcctatttatgggttagagAGGAATTATGCGTAGTTTTAAGTATTGTactaacaaaaatttaaattctctAATATATTTATCccaataaatgaaattatttccaTAGCTTTGAAAAGATTAATTccagaaataaattaatttccatcactttgaaaagtttaaaacaaataaaatccgCCCACGTAAATTACCTTTGAATAATAACCTCTAATATTTAAAGAGTTTGAATTCCGGCCTACCAACCTCCAGTGGCTAAgtctcaaaaaagaaaagaagttccTTCAGTTCTCCAACCACAATTAGACTCTTCTCcagaattttatgattttacaaAAGTAAGATAAGGAACACAAGAATTACCCATATTCACACCgagatttattaaaaaaaaaaaagctgttTCTTCATGCCCAGCACAAATTCTATTTAAAGCCCCGAGGTGCGCAACAAAAACCGCAAAAccaaccttttttattttgttccatTATCTTCAAGTGTCAAAACCAACTATTTTTAGGTAAACATtgtgaaaaaatatggaaaaccAGATGATATTTGCATGGGCAATTATATTTTGCCTTGCCGTAGCACCCGTGCATGGCCAATTCTACTCCAGAACTGTTAAGGCAGGTCCTCGGATGGAAAAGATTACTCGACTCC from Gossypium raimondii isolate GPD5lz chromosome 1, ASM2569854v1, whole genome shotgun sequence harbors:
- the LOC105777049 gene encoding dirigent protein 15, which codes for MENQMIFAWAIIFCLAVAPVHGQYYSRTVKAGPRVEKITRLHFFFHDIRSGENATAIPIASPNTTQDTPTYGTLYAMDDPLTMGSELTSTLIGNSQGLYLDLSRERTQFTAIFYADFAFTTGRFNGSSFSLFSRFSAEADPSTIREMAIVGGRGAFRMATGFALLRPIWSNTIGDAIVEFNVTLYHY